A genomic stretch from Meriones unguiculatus strain TT.TT164.6M chromosome 15, Bangor_MerUng_6.1, whole genome shotgun sequence includes:
- the LOC110539384 gene encoding striated muscle-specific serine/threonine-protein kinase isoform X1 encodes MKKLWVKKRFQKTGHSRRAFGRLTHVFRSCRKQSYDSETAEDDISDVQGTQRLELRDDRAFSTPTGGSDTLVGTSLDTPPTSVTGTSEEQVSWWGSGQTVLEQEAGSGGGTRPLLGSPRQAQTTGAGPRHLGVEPLVRASRANLVGASWGSEDSLSVASDLYGSAFSLYRGRALSIHVSIPQSGLRREEPDLQPQPASDALRPRPALPPPSKSALLPPPSPRVGKRALPGPSAQPPATPTSPHRRTQEPSLPEDTVAEEKRGKKPKSSGPSLAGTVESRPQTPLSEASGRLSALGRSPRLVRAGSRILDKLQFFEERRRSLERSDSPPAPLRPWVPLRKARSLDQPKSEGGAAWGTPGASQEELRSPRGSVAERRRLFQQKAASLDERTRQCSAASDLELRFAQELGRIRRSASREELVRSHESLRATLQRAPCPREPGEPPLFSQPSTPKTSRAVSPAATQPSPPSGAGKSGDEPGRPRSRGPVGRTEPGEGPQQEIKRRDQFPLTRSRAIQECRSPVPPASADAPESRTRAPSGRKREPPAQTVRFLPWATPVVEDSALPQTLEKNRAGPEAEKRLRRGPEEDGPWGAWDRRGTRQGKARRARPTSPELESSDDSYVSAGEEPLEAPVFEIPLQNMVVAPGADVLLKCIITANPLPQVSWKKDGSTLHSEGRLLIRAEGERYTLLLREARAADAGSYTATATNELGQASCASSLAVRPGGSTSPFSSPITSDEEYLSPPEEFPEPGETWPRTPTMKLSPSQDRDSSDSSSKAPPTFKVSLMDQSVREGQDVIMSIRVQGEPKPVVSWLRNRQPVRPDQRRFAEEAEGGLCRLRILAAERGDAGFYTCKAVNEYGARQCEARLEVRAHPESRSLAVLAPLQDVDVGAGEMALFECLVAGPADVEVDWLCRGRLLQPALLKCKMHFDGRKCKLLLTSVHEDDSGVYTCKLSTAKDELTCSARLTVRPSLAPLFTRLLEDVEVLEGRAARLDCKISGTPPPSVSWTHFGHPIKESENLRLQQDGGLHSLHIARVGSEDEGLYEVSATNTHGQAHCSAQLYVEEPRTAASGPSSKLEKMPSIPEEPEHGDLERLSIPDFLRPLQDLEVGLAKEAMLECQVTGLPYPTISWFHNGHRIQSSDERRMTQYRDIHRLVFPAVGPQHAGVYKSVIANKLGKAACYAHLYVSDVVPGPPDGAPKVVAVTGRMVTLSWNPPRNLDMAIDPDSLTYTVQHQVLGSDQWTALVTGLREPEWAATGLKKGLQYIFRVLSTSGKSSSKPSAPSEPVQLLERGPPLEEAPAVLDKPDVVYVVEGQPACVTVTFNHVEAQVVWRSCRGALLEARTGVYELRQPDDDRYCLRICRVSRRDLGPLTCTARNRHGTKACSVTLELAEAPRFESIMEDVEVTPGETARFAVVVEGKPLPDIMWYKDEELLAESNHVSFVYEENECSLVVLSAGSEDGGVYTCTARNLAGEVSCKAELSVHSAQTAMEVEGVGEEEEHRGRRLSDYYDIHQEIGRGAFSYLRRVVERSSGLEFAAKFIPSQAKPKASARREARLLARLQHDCVLYFHEAFERRRGLVIVTELCTEELLERMARKPTVCESETRAYIRQVLEGICYLHQSHVLHLDVKPENLLVWDGAGGEEQVRICDFGNAQELTPGEPQYCQYGTPEFVAPEIVNQSPVSGVTDIWPVGVVAFLCLTGISPFVGENDRTTLMNIRNYNVAFEENTFLSLSREARGFLIKVLVRDQLRPTAEETLEHPWFKTQAKGAEVSTDHLKLFLSRRRWQRSQISYKCHLVLRPIPELLRAPPERVWVAMPRRSPPSGGLSSSSDSEEEELEELPSVPRPLQPEFSGSRVSLTDIPTEDEALGTLDVGAVTPMDWQEQGRAPSKDQEAPSPEALPSPGQEPQDGPSPRRPELRRGSSAESALPRVGSREPGRSLHKASSVELPQRRSPSPGATRLTRGGLGEGEYAQRLQALRQRLLRGGPEDGKVSGLRGPLLESLGGRVRDPRMARAASSEAAPHHPPPPESRGLQKSSSFSQGEAEPRGRHRRAGAPLEIPVARLGARRLQESPSLSALSETQPPSPAKPSGPTPSITKSPEPPAATSRDSPQPPPPQSVPEKVPEPKSEPVRAAKPAQPPLALQMPVQPLTPYAQIMQSLQLSSSSQSPQGPAVPPSEPKPHAAVFARVASPPPGASEKRVPSARTPPVLAEKARVPTVPPRPGSSLSGSIENLESEAVFEAKFKRSRESPLSRGLRLLSRSRSEERGPFRGAEEDGIYRPSPAGTPLELVRRPERSRSVQDLRVAGEPGLVRRLSLSLSQKLRRTPPGQRHPAWESRSGDGESSEGGSSARGSPVLAVRRRLSSTLERLSSRLQRSGSSEDSGGGSGRSTPLFGRLRRATSEGESLRRLGVPQNQLASQAGAATPSAESLGSEASGTSGSSAAGESRSRRRWGLSRLRKDKGFSQPNLSGSVQEDLGHQYVPSESDFPPVFHIKLKDQVLLEGEAATLLCLPAACPAPRISWMKDKQSLRSEPSVVIVSCKDGRQLLSIPRAGKRHAGLYECSATNILGSITSSCTVAVARIPGKLAPPEVPQTYHDTALVLWKPGDSRAPCTYTLERRVDGESVWHAVSSGIHDCYYNVTHLPVGVTVRFRVACSNRAGQGPFSNPSEKVLIRSAQDSSAQPADAPQDALVTSGPARAPPPDSPTSLVPTPALAPPVAQAATLSTSTSPTSVRQALSSLKAKGPPPQTPPRKHRGLLAAQQAEATLPSIQVTPSEPRSSLPDTGTLTPTSIPQVVKPAPSSSSLYMVTSFVSAPPAPEPPAPEPPPEPTNVTVRSLSPAKEVVSSPTPESTTLRQGPPQKPYTFLEEKARGRFGVVRSCRENATGRTFVAKIVPYAAEGKRRVLQEYEVLRTLHHERLMSLHEAYITPRYLVLIAESCGNRELLCGLSDRFRYSEDDVATYVVQLLQGLDYLHGRHVLHLDIKPDNLLLAADNALKIVDFGSAQPYNPQALKPLGHRTGTLEFMAPEMVKGDPIGSATDIWGAGVLTYIMLSGYSPFYEPDPQETEARIVGGRFDAFQLYPNTSQSATLFLRKVLSVHPWSRPSLQDCLAHPWLQDAYLMKLRRQTLTFTTNRLKEFLGEQRRRRAEAATRHKVLLRSYPGSP; translated from the exons CAGCATTCCTCAGAGTGGTTTGCGCAGAGAGGAGCCTGACCTTCAGCCTCAACCAGCCAGTGATGCCCTTCGTCCACGCCCTGCCCTTCCGCCTCCCTCCAAGTCCGCGCTGCTCCCCCCACCATCTCCTCGGGTGGGCAAAAGGGCTCTGCCAGGACCTAGCGCCCAACCCCCAGCTACTCCCACTTCGCCCCATCGGCGAACTCAGGAGCCCTCgctgcctgaggacaccgtcgccgaagagaagagagggaagaagcctAAGTCCTCGGGGCCGTCGCTGGCGGGCACGGTGGAGTCCCGGCCCCAGACGCCACTGAGCGAGGCCTCTGGCCGCCTGTCCGCGCTGGGCCGCTCGCCCCGGCTGGTGCGTGCGGGCTCCCGCATCCTGGATAAGCTGCAGTTCTTCGAGGAGCGGCGACGCAGCCTGGAGCGCAGCGACTCGCCGCCAGCGCCCCTGCGGCCCTGGGTGCCCCTGCGCAAAGCCCGCTCGCTGGACCAGCCCAAGTCCGAGGGCGGCGCGGCGTGGGGTACGCCCGGGGCCTCGCAGGAGGAGCTGCGGTCACCCCGGGGCAGCGTGGCAGAGCGGCGTCGCCTGTTCCAGCAAAAGGCGGCCTCGCTGGATGAGCGTACGCGACAGTGCAGCGCAGCCTCGGACCTTGAGCTCCGCTTTGCCCAGGAGCTGGGCCGGATCCGCCGATCTGCGTCGCGGGAGGAGCTGGTGCGTTCGCACGAGTCCCTGCGCGCCACTCTGCAGCGCGCCCCATGCCCTCGAGAGCCCGGCGAGCCCCCACTCTTCTCCCAGCCCTCCACACCCAAGACCTCACGGGCGGTGAGCCCGGCTGCCACCCAGCCGTCTCCTCCCAGCGGCGCGGGCAAATCGGGAGACGAGCCTGGGAGGCCCCGCAGCCGAGGACCGGTGGGCAGGACAGAACCAGGGGAAGGCCCGCAGCAGGAGATTAAGCGCAGGGACCAGTTCCCACTAACCCGGAGCAGAGCCATCCAGGAGTGCAGAAGCCCTGTGCCTCCCGCCTCTGCTGATGCCCCAGAGAGCAGGACAAGAGCCCCCTCTGGCCGGAAGCGGGAACCCCCAGCCCAAACAGTGCGCTTTCTGCCCTGGGCCACTCCGGTCGTGGAGGACTCGGCTCTGCCCCAGACCTTGGAGAAGAACAGAGCGGGGCCTGAGGCTGAGAAGAGGCTTCGCAGAGGACCTGAGGAGGATGGTCCCTGGGGAGCCTGGGACCGCAGAGGGACCCGCCAAGGCAAAGCTCGCCGTGCTCGGCCTACTTCCCCTGAGCTCG AGTCCTCAGACGATTCCTATGTATCCGCTGGGGAAGAGCCCCTGGAGGCGCCCGTGTTTGAGATACCCCTGCAAAACATGGTGGTGGCACCAGGAGCTGACGTGCTACTCAAGTGTATCATCACCGCCAACCCCCTGCCCCAAG TGTCCTGGAAGAAGGACGGGTCGACGCTGCACAGCGAGGGTCGCCTTCTCATCCGGGCTGAGGGCGAGCGGTACACGCTGCTGCTCAGGGAGGCCCGGGCTGCCGACGCCGGGAGCTACACAGCCACTGCCACCAATGAACTAGGCCAGGCCAGCTGTGCTTCCTCGCTAGCCGTGAGACCTG GCGGGTCCACATCTCCTTTCAGCAGTCCCATCACCTCTGATGAGGAGTACCTGAGCCCCCCAGAGGAGTTCCCAGAGCCTGGGGAGACCTGGCCCCGAACCCCTACCATGAAGCTCAGCCCCAGCCAGGATCGGGATTCCTCTGACTCTTCCTCCAAGGCCCCCCCAACCTTCAAG GTCTCGCTCATGGACCAATCGGTAAGAGAAGGCCAAGACGTCATCATGAGCATCCGAGTGCAGGGAGAGCCCAAGCCTGTGGTCTCCTG GCTGAGAAATCGTCAACCAGTGCGCCCAGACCAGCGGCGCTTCGCAGAGGAGGCCGAGGGTGGGCTCTGCCGGTTGCGGATCCTGGCCGCCGAGAGGGGCGATGCTGGCTTCTACACCTGCAAGGCAGTCAACGAGTATGGCGCTCGGCAGTGTGAGGCCCGCCTGGAGGTCCGAG CACACCCTGAAAGCCGGTCCCTGGCCGTGCTGGCCCCTCTGCAGGACGTGGACGTGGGGGCCGGGGAGATGGCGCTGTTTGAGTGCCTGGTGGCAGGTCCAGCTGACGTGGAGGTAGACTGGCTGTGCCGTGGCCGCCTGCTGCAGCCCGCGCTGCTCAAATGCAAGATGCATTTTGATGGCCGCAAATGCAAGCTACTGCTCACCTCTGTACATGAGGACGACAGTGGTGTCTACACCTGCAAGCTGAGCACAGCCAAAG ATGAACTGACGTGCAGTGCCCGGCTGACGGTCCGGCCATCGCTGGCGCCTCTGTTCACCCGGTTGCTGGAAGATGTAGAGGTGCTTGAAGGCCGCGCTGCCCGCTTGGATTGCAAGATCAGTGGTACCCCACCTCCCTCTGTTTCCTGGACTCATTTTG gccacccCATAAAGGAGAGTGAGAACTTGCGGCTGCAACAGGATGGGGGCCTACACTCACTGCACATTGCCCGGGTGGGCAGTGAGGATGAGGGACTTTATGAAGTCAGTGCCACCAACACCCATGGCCAGGCCCACTGTTCTGCTCAGCTATATGTGGAGGAGCCTCGGACAGCTGCCTCTGGCCCCAG CTCGAAGCTGGAGAAGATGCCATCCATCCCTGAGGAGCCAGAGCATGGAGATCTGGAGAGGCTGTCCATTCCCGACTTCCTGCGGCCACTGCAAGATCTGGAAGTGGGGCTGGCTAAGGAGGCCATGCTGGAGTGCCAAGTGACCGGCCTGCCCTATCCCACCATCAGCTGGTTCCACAATGGCCACCGCATTCAAAGCAGTGATGAGCGACGCATGACACAGT acAGAGATATACATCGCCTGGTGTTCCCAGCTGTGGGGCCTCAGCACGCTGGTGTCTATAAGAGTGTCATCGCCAACAAGCTGGGCAAAGCTGCCTGCTACGCCCACCTCTACGTGTCAG ATGTGGTTCCAGGCCCTCCGGATGGTGCTCCGAAAGTAGTGGCTGTGACAGGGAGGATGGTCACGCTATCCTGGAACCCACCCAGGAATCTGGACATGGCTATTG ACCCAGATTCCCTGACGTACACTGTGCAGCACCAGGTGTTAGGCTCGGACCAGTGGACGGCGCTGGTCACGGGCCTGCGGGAGCCTGAGTGGGCAGCCACAGGGCTGAAGAAGGGACTCCAGTACATCTTCAGGGTCCTCAGCACCAGCGGCAAGAGCAGCAGCAAGCCCTCGGCGCCGTCGGAGCCTGTGCAGCTGTTAGAGCGTG GCCCACCCCTGGAAGAGGCCCCTGCTGTGCTGGACAAACCAGACGTTGTGTATGTGGTAGAGGGCCAGCCGGCTTGTGTCACTGTCACCTTTAACCACGTGGAGGCCCAGGTTGTCTGGAGGAG CTGCCGAGGAGCCCTCCTAGAGGCACGCACGGGCGTGTATGAACTGAGGCAGCCAGATGACGACCGGTATTGTCTTCGGATCTGCCGGGTGAGCCGCCGAGACCTGGGGCCCCTTACCTGTACTGCCCGGAACCGCCATGGCACAAAGGCCTGCTCGGTCACTCTGGAGCTGGCAG AGGCCCCTCGGTTTGAGTCTATCATGGAAGATGTGGAGGTGACGCCTGGAGAAACCGCTCGCTTTGCTGTGGTAGTTGAGGGGAAGCCACTGCCGGACATCATGTGGTACAAG GATGAGGAGCTGCTGGCCGAGAGCAATCACGTGAGCTTCGTGTACGAGGAGAACGAGTGTTCCCTGGTGGTGCTCAGTGCTGGGAGCGAGGATGGAGGCGTCTACACCTGTACAGCCCGAAACCTGGCAGGCGAAGTCTCTTGCAAGGCAGAGTTGTCTGTTCATTCAG CTCAGACAGCGATGGAGGTCGAGGGGGtcggagaggaggaggagcaccGAGGAAGAAGACTTAGCGACTACTATGACATCCACCAAGAGATCGGCAG GGGTGCCTTCTCCTACCTGCGGCGTGTGGTGGAGCGGAGCTCTGGCTTGGAGTTTGCAGCCAAGTTCATCCCTAGCCAGGCCAAGCCCAAGGCATCAGCTAGACGTGAGGCCCGGTTGCTGGCACGGCTCCAGCATGACTGTGTGCTCTATTTCCACGAAGCCTTCGAGAGGCGCCGGGGACTCGTCATTGTCACGGAGCT CTGTACAGAAGAGCTTCTAGAGCGCATGGCCAGGAAGCCCACCGTGTGTGAGTCTGAG ACCCGGGCCTATATACGGCAAGTGCTAGAGGGAATATGCTACCTGCACCAGAGCCATGTGCTGCACCTGGATGTCAAG CCGGAGAACCTGTTAGTCTGGGATGGTGCAGGGGGTGAAGAGCAGGTGCGCATCTGTGACTTCGGCAACGCCCAGGAACTCACTCCAGGGGAGCCCCAGTACTGTCAATACGGCACACCAGAGTTTGTAGCACCTGAGATTGTCAACCAAAGCCCCGTGTCCGGAGTCACTGACATCTG GCCCGTGGGTGTCGTTGCCTTCCTCTG TTTAACGGGCATCTCTCCATTTGTGGGGGAGAACGATCGGACAACACTGATGAATATCCGAAACTACAACGTGGCATTTGAGGAGAACACGTTCCTGAGTCTGAGCAGGGAGGCCCGGGGCTTCCTCATCAAAGTGCTGGTGCGGGATCAGCT GAGACCCACTGCAGAAGAGACACTGGAACATCCTTGGTTCAAA ACACAAGCAAAGGGTGCCGAGGTGAGCACGGACCACCTGAAGCTCTTTCTGTCCCGGAGGAGGTGGCAG CGCTCCCAGATCAGCTACAAGTGCCACCTGGTGCTGCGCCCCATTCCGGAGCTACTGCGGGCTCCCCCAGAGCGGGTGTGGGTGGCCATGCCCAGAAGATCACCCCCGAGCGGGGGACTTTCGTCCTCTTCAGATTCGGAagaggaagagttggaggaacTTCCCTCAGTGCCCCGCCCCCTGCAGCCTGAGTTCTCAGGTTCCCGGGTGTCCCTCACCGACATCCCCACAGAAGATGAGGCTCTAGGGACCCTGGACGTTGGGGCTGTCACTCCCATGGACTGGCAAGAGCAAGGAAGGGCTCCCTCTAAGGACCAGGAGGCCCCCAGCCCTGAGGCACTCCCCTCTCCAGGCCAGGAGCCCCAAGATGGGCCTAGCCCCAGGCGGCCAGAGCTCCGTAGGGGCAGCTCAGCTGAGAGCGCCCTGCCCCGGGTCGGGTCGCGGGAGCCGGGCCGGAGCCTGCACAAGGCATCCTCTGTGGAGCTGCCGCAGCGCAGGAGCCCCAGCCCGGGTGCCACCCGCCTGACCCGGGGAGGCCTGGGTGAGGGCGAGTACGCACAGAGGCTGCAGGCCCTGCGTCAGCGTCTGCTGCGGGGAGGCCCCGAGGATGGCAAGGTCAGCGGCCTCCGGGGCCCCCTGCTGGAGAGCCTGGGGGGCCGCGTTCGGGATCCCAGGATGGCTCGGGCTGCCTCGAGTGAGGCTGCACCCCACCACCCGCCCCCTCCCGAGTCGCGGGGCCTgcagaagagcagcagcttctctcAGGGTGAGGCCGAGCCCCGGGGTCGGCACCGGCGCGCGGGGGCGCCCCTCGAAATCCCCGTCGCCAGGCTTGGAGCCCGCAGGCTGCAGGAATCTCCCTCTTTATCTGCCCTTAGCGAGACGCAGCCACCCAGCCCCGCCAAGCCCAGTGGCCCCACACCCAGTATCACCAAGTCCCCGGAACCTCCTGCTGCGACATCCAGAgactctccccagcccccacccccccagTCTGTCCCAGAGAAGGTACCAGAGCCTAAATCAGAACCAGTCCGAGCTGCCAAACCAGCACAGCCCCCTTTGGCTCTGCAGATGCCAGTTCAGCCTCTCACCCCCTATGCCCAGATCATGCAGTCACTCCAGCTGTCCAGTTCCAGCCAGTCCCCACAGGGCCCCGCTGTGCCTCCCTCAGAGCCCAAGCCCCACGCGGCCGTATTTGCCAGGgtggcctccccacctccaggAGCCTCCGAGAAGCGCGTGCCTTCGGCCAGAACTCCCCCAGTGCTAGCTGAGAAAGCCCGAGTCCCCACGGTGCCCCCCAGGCCAGGCAGCAGCCTCAGCGGCAGCATCGAGAACCTGGAGTCCGAGGCTGTGTTTGAGGCTAAGTTCAAGCGGAGCCGCGAATCGCCGCTGTCGCGGGGCCTGCGGCTGCTGAGCCGCTCGCGCTCCGAGGAGCGCGGTCCCTTCCGTGGGGCAGAGGAGGATGGCATATACCGGCCTAGCCCGGCGGGAACTCCGCTAGAGCTGGTGCGACGGCCTGAGCGCTCGCGCTCCGTGCAGGACCTCAGGGTAGCGGGGGAGCCCGGCCTTGTGCGGCGCCTCTCACTGTCCTTGTCGCAGAAGCTGCGGCGGACCCCACCCGGGCAGCGACACCCGGCCTGGGAGTCCCGCAGTGGAGACGGGGAGAGCTCCGAGGGCGGTAGCTCAGCGCGGGGCTCCCCGGTGCTGGCCGTGCGCAGGAGACTCAGCTCAACGCTGGAGCGCCTGTCCAGCCGTTTGCAGCGCAGCGGCAGCAGCGAGGACTCCGGCGGTGGCTCCGGGCGCAGCACACCGTTGTTTGGACGGCTGCGCAGGGCCACTTCCGAAGGGGAGAGCCTGCGACGCCTCGGGGTTCCCCAAAATCAGCTGGCCTCTCAGGCTGGTGCCGCCACACCTTCCGCGGAGTCTCTGGGCTCAGAGGCCAGCGGCACATCCGGTTCCTCGG CTGCAGGGGAAAGCCGAAGCCGGCGCCGGTGGGGCCTTTCCAGGCTGCGCAAGGACAAGGGCTTCTCGCAGCCAAACCTGTCCGGCAGTGTCCAAGAGGACTTAGGTCACCAATACGTGCCCAGTGAGTCAG ATTTCCCTCCAGTCTTCCACATCAAACTCAAGGACCAGGTGCTgctggagggggaagcagccacCCTGCTCTGCCTACCCGCAGCCTGCCCAGCACCCCGCATCTCCTGGATGAAAG ATAAACAGTCCCTGCGTTCAGAGCCCTCAGTGGTCATTGTATCCTGCAAAGATGGACGGCAGCTGCTGAGCATACCCCGGGCTGGCAAGCGGCATGCTGGGCTCTATGAGTGCTCGGCAACCAATATCTTGGGCAGCATTACCAGCTCCTGTACTGTGGCTGTGGCCC gcaTCCCTGGAAAGCTAGCGCCTCCAGAGGTGCCCCAGACCTACCATGATACAGCACTGGTGCTGTGGAAGCCAGGAGACAGCCGGGCACCTTGCACATACACTCTGGAGCGGCGGGTAGATG GGGAATCTGTCTGGCACGCTGTGAGCTCAGGTATCCACGACTGTTACTACAACGTGACACACTTGCCCGTTGGTGTGACTGTGAGGTTCCGTGTGGCCTGTTCCAACCGTGCTGGGCAGGGACCCTTCAGCAACCCTTCTGAGAAGGTCCTCATCAGAAGCGCTCAAG ATTCTTCAGCACAGCCAGCTGATGCTCCTCAAGATGCCCTTGTTACCTCAGGGCCAGCCAGGGCCCCACCTCCTGACTCTCCTACCTCACTGGTCCCCACCCCAGCTCTTGCTCCCCCAGTTGCCCAGGCAGCCACTCTCAGCACCTCAACTTCCCCTACGTCTGTCAGGCAGGCCTTGTCCTCACTCAAGGCCAAGGGTccaccgccccaaacccctccACGAAAGCACAGGGGGCTGCTGGCTGCCCAGCAAGCAGAGGCCACCCTACCCAGTATCCAGGTCACCCCAAGTGAACCCAGATCTTCTCTCCCTGACACTGGAACCCTGACCCCAACCTCTATTCCTCAAGTGGTTAAACCAGCACCTTCCTCATCTTCCCTGTATATGGTGACTTCCTTCGTGTCTGCACCTCCAGCCCCTGAGCCCCCAGCCCCTGAGCCCCCTCCTGAGCCCACCAACGTGACTGTCCGGAGCCTCAGCCCAGCCAAGGAGGTGGTCAGCTCCCCAACACCGGAAAGTACCACTCTTCGACAGGGCCCCCCTCAGAAACCCTACACCTTCCTGGAGGAGAAGGCCAG GGGCCGCTTTGGCGTTGTGCGATCGTGCCGGGAGAACGCTACAGGCCGCACGTTCGTTGCCAAGATTGTGCCGTATGCGGCAGAGGGCAAGCGACGGGTGCTACAGGAGTACGAGGTGCTGCGGACGCTGCACCATGAGAGGCTCATGTCCCTGCACGAGGCCTACATCACCCCTCGGTACCTCGTGCTCATTGCTGAGAGCTGTGGCAACCGGGAGCTCCTCTGTGGGCTCAGCGACAG ATTCCGGTATTCAGAAGATGACGTGGCCACCTATGTGGTGCAGCTGCTACAAGGCCTGGACTACCTCCACGGCCGCCATGTACTGCACCTGGACATCAAGCCAGACAATCTGCTGTTGGCCGCTGACAATGCCCTTAAGATCGTGGACTTTGGCAGTGCCCAGCCCTACAACCCTCAGGCCCTGAAGCCCCTTGGACACCGCACAGGCACTCTGGAGTTCATGG